GTAAGAACTATATTACCACGATCATATAACTCTAGAATTATATGATAAGCTGCCTCTTCACTTCCAAATTTTAAATCTATTATTCGATCTACACCTATTTGACTAAGACTTTCGAGTCGTTTATTCTTGAGATGTTTACGCATCTATGAAAATTAAGGaattacaataaataaatacattcGAAACGAATAATTCTTTAACTTAATATCTCtgtagaaaataattaaaatattaatactacGTACCTTCATAGAAAATCCTGATGGTGCTACATTTTTTGGCCATTCAAATGCTGTTGTGTGAATTCTATAACCAGATTCTAGTAATAGAATACATTTTTCTTCGTTTCGTTGAAAACGTATAAGATAAGTACGGTGATTAATGTCGTATATTTGATTAACACGCATACCAATGAGCCTAAAAATCAAGATGAATTGTACGTACGAATGCATTCTTATTGTATTTATCAACACACAAATCTTTCAAATAGTTTAAACGAAACGTATTGTATTTACATCTTTAACCATAACCTctgtaatgaaaaaaaattatgCTTTTGTGATTTACTTACTTTTGAAGCTCACTTATAGAGCAGACAATATCGTAAGAATTAAATCGGTTCTTCATGTTTACGTATAtgctatttcttatacttgaaaaATAAGTTGCAATGTTATAATCTTGACGTGTGTAACTACGCTCGATTCAACGAGAACTGGCAGAAAATATAAACAGAGAGCAGCCCCTGAGAAGGGCCCTCGCATGATGCATTAAATTCAATCAAGATGATTTAATCGCAAATTACAAATTATATTGCAGCTTTGTTGGTCAAATTATCGAACACAAATTTTGGCAATTGGACCATTATATTGTCATTAACTGaatcatttataattaatttaaactcTGATAGTTCAAACACAGAATCAACATAAGTTGTTGATAGtaataaatagataaattaAACGTTGAAATATAGTTTTTCATACTTTAATTTGAATTATCATCATATAATAATATCACATTAATATTGAGGATGATTATATTTTGTTCAAAAAATTAGCTTCTTTCCCCATCATTTAGGGATCTCGCTATTACGGCCCTGGTGCACGTTTGGTGCATGCGGCGAAGCGCAATTGTCAATCGCATGACATGCCAACacgaatattaaatttaatgaaattaatttcaaatattgtacACGAATATAGAGCATTAGATCATTGACATTTTCATAACAATAAACTGTAATTAAGTTAGCACatttgatataaaataaaagATTATTATTTTCTTGCTACCACCAATAGCAAATGGTGCAATGGTGCAAAGGTATAAGTTAGAAAATGACACTGGAACAATAAtcggttttaaaaatttttattcagcATATGAATAAAATGTAAGgtgaaatttgtaaatattaacgATAAGATTTTTGGTATCTGGCCCTGGCACCTGGACCACCAAATTTTTTTGGCTCGCACCGCCTCGGGTCAGCAACTAGGAGGGTACGATCATATTGAATAAGGATATCTTTTACTTCCTTTTTACTTGCTTCATCAACATCTGGGAAAAGATATTCTAAATGTTATATATGTTTTGCATACATTAATATTTTCAGTATCACTGTTACATGtttatacagtagtgcccacttaagtgttCGCGTTCGGGACGGGCCTCGATCACTTAAGTGGGCATGGTCATTTCTCAGAATTCAATGGAAATAAGGAAAGATgataagtgcgagtgagatacaatagttgacacccgaaaccatatacttacatatatacaatgtattgataacgaccggcgtcaagttacgctcgacacgctcgatgttcaAAGCCGCTTAACTTccaagaattggtggggataaccGCGAACATTtcagtgggcactactgtattttgCAGACAATATAAATCTTTCCTTTATACTTACACTTCTGATAGTATGCAACAAGAGCTTTGGAAATAGCTTGACGGATAGCATAAATTTGTGCTACATGACCACCTCCATTTACTCTTACTCTAATGTCAACGCCGGAGAACTTTTCCTATGATAAAAAACATAATAAGTTGTATATCACCGTTTCAAATAGACATATCCTTCATCTAGAGAACATGTAATTTATCTTCTCAGTGTCCTTGTCTATAATCACAAATAGTCATGTTCGGAATAAGAGAACATCATGGATTCTTGTCAAGAagtttacaaattatttttctttaatcAGATGTTACGTATAAAATCTTGCTGCACGAGTTCACAGCACCAGTAAAGCGTGACTTTTCTAGTTTCGTGACAGTTATCGCGTTAACGAGTACTCACTTTGCCAAGTAATAAAATCGGCTCCTGCAATTTGTATTGCAATACACGAGGCTCCACTAATTCCAGTGGCCGTCCATTAACACGAAGATTTCCACGTCCTCGTTTGCAATATGCGACCGCGGTTGCGCTTTTCTGTAAATAGAAACGTGCATAATTATGTAGAAACACGCGCAAACATAacctcgcttatttgttggcggtTCCACTTACTTTGCGCCCGAACACTTGCACGGACTGGATCGGTTCCTTCTGTTTCTGTAAAGAAAATCACGCGTTAGCTTCAAAACATACATTTACTTTTTTATAAAGTCGGATAAACTTGAACAATCAGCGGCATGAAAAATTCACCTTCTGCATTTTGGAAAGCACGTCGTGGAAAGGAAGTGGAACAAAGACGCCATGATGTTTTCGTCAGTAGTACtacggtaatcatatacaaaacAATTTCCGTTTATCAGcgcaaaatataaaattagtcACGCCAGCCATattcggaaaaaagtttataTAAATCAGTTATACACGTATTCAATGGCTTTTTAATTTGTACTATTGATGTACcttaaaaacagaaaaaatacgTCACATATTTCTTAGTAATTGTGTGATGCAGACTGTATAACCTGTACACGGGTTGTATcacaaaattgtttatttatattagttttttctaagaaaaaattacgaaaaattaaTATGATTTTAAGATGTTCATCGTGGTGTATCTCCGTAATTTGCCGCGTAAAAGAATCGTTATTCATTTTATAGACATTGGCGCGATCAGACCTGTTGAAAGTTTTGCGAATATAACGAGGTATGTACTCTTCATCCGTTGACATTTAATCACTATTCTTATTCTTGTTCACATTTTACAAGTGCCTTCATTTAATGTTAGCATTTAATGATTtgctttaaatttttatttcatttttgttaCGGTCGAATGCAAATAACATGTTGTTGGCGCCCAAACGACGCCATGACACATGACGATCAATTCAAACGAATTGCAA
The Colletes latitarsis isolate SP2378_abdomen chromosome 14, iyColLati1, whole genome shotgun sequence DNA segment above includes these coding regions:
- the Rps16 gene encoding ribosomal protein S16 gives rise to the protein MQKKQKEPIQSVQVFGRKKSATAVAYCKRGRGNLRVNGRPLELVEPRVLQYKLQEPILLLGKEKFSGVDIRVRVNGGGHVAQIYAIRQAISKALVAYYQKYVDEASKKEVKDILIQYDRTLLVADPRRCEPKKFGGPGARARYQKSYR